A segment of the Sulfurovum indicum genome:
TGACGAATCTGTCTTTTCACTCAAAGATGCCCGCAGGCTGCTTGAAATGGAGGCAGTAGATTACATCAATATCAAACTGGCCAAAACAGGCGGGATCTCTCAGGCACTTGCGCTTGCAGATCTCTGTGCCTCTTACCAAGTCAAATGTATGGTAGGATGCATGCTTGAAGGTCCCATCTCCGTTGCTGCCGGTGTACACCTTGCCTCTAGCAGAGCCGACACCGTTACGATGCTTGATCTCGATGCCGTTGCCCTGCTCGCTTCCCATTCGCTGAAAACCGATACACTCTTCAATGAGAGTGAGATCGTTTTAAGCGATACCGCCGGTATTGGTATATCACTTTAGCATAGATCCGCTCTAATCTCTCCCATAAACAATTATGGTAAAATTCCACAACTTTTTACCCCAAAGGATATTGACTTGGTCGACATTCAACGATACTCGAAACAGAACATCAAAAATGACATTCTCTCAGGTGCACTGGTTGCCGTAGCACTGGTCCCAGAAGCGATCGCCTTCTCCTTTATTGCCGGGGTTTCACCGGTTGTGGGGCTCTATGCAGCGTTTATCATCGGATTGATCACCTCCTTGCTGGGCGGTAAGCCGGGGATGATCTCAGGAGCAACCGGTTCGGTGGCAGTCGTCTTCGTCTCTCTCGGACTTTGGGTCAAACAGCACTATCCTGATCTTGACACCGAAGCACTCTCCATCATGGTACTGCACTATATTCTCGTCACTTCAATCATTGCAGGACTCATACAGATCGCCATTGGTCTGATGAAGATGGGTAAATTCATCCGTCTGGTTCCCCAGCCTGCCCTTTTCGGCTTTGTCAACGGTCTGGCCATCGTGATCGCTCTCGCACAGCTTCCTTTCCTTGCCCCGGCACACATCGAACAGTATCACTCATGGTTTGAGATCATCAAAGCCAGTCTGCAGGAAAATTATGTCATGTATATTATTATTGCTGTCACGATGCTGACCATGCAGTACCTTCCAAAAATAAGCAAAGCGGTCCCTGCCGGACTTGTAGCGATCGTTGTGATCACACTGGCCGTTTACTATAGCGGTATCGATACAAAGACCGTAGGGGATATGGCTGATCTCTCCCATGTCTCTTTTCCGCATTTTGTCATGCCTGATCTCTCTATTCTTTTGAGTTGGGAATCGCTGAAGGTTATTTTGCCTACTGCGGTCATCGTAGCACTTGTCGGACTTATCGAGTCTCTGCTTACACTCTCTGTACTTGATGAAATGGGTGGGAAACGCGGTTCGGGAAACAAGGAGTGTGTAGCGCTTGGTATCGGGAATACTACCTCCGGTCTCTTTGGCGGTATGGCAGGATGTGCGATGATCGGACAGTCTGTCATCAACTTCACCTCCGGCGGTCTCGGCAGACTCTCTTCCTTTACAGCTGCTCTCCTGCTTATCATCCTTGTGGTCAGTTTCTCTGATGTCATCTCGGCCATTCCTATTGCCGTACTGGTGGGGATCATGTTCATGGTAAGCATCGGGACCTTCGAATTCTCCTCTCTCAAGCGTATCAAACACATGCCAAAATCCGATGCCTTTGTTCTGGTCGTTGTAACGATCATCACTATTTTCGAAGACCTGGCAGTGGCGGTTATCGCCGGTATTATTATCTCTGCCCTCGTCTTTGCATGGGAGCATGCAAAGATCTTTTCCCGTACCCGGCAGGAAGGGAACAAAAAGATCTATGAACTGGATGGTCCTCTCTTCTTTGGCTCTGTAACCTCTTTTAATGAACAGTTCGATGTGGAAAATGACCCTGACGAAGTGGTTATAGACTTCAAAAAAGCCAGGGTCATGGACTCTTCGGGAGCCGAAGCGATCGATGCATTGACAGAAAAATACAGAAAAGCAGGGAAGAAACTGACACTCAGACACCTTTCAGAAGACTGTAAAAAGACACTGAAGATCGCCGGACCGTTCTGTACCTACGAAGAGGATGATCCGACCTATAAAGTTGCACATAACGTATAAAAAGAGGCTATTATTCTGAAATAACCTCTGATTCTACTATGATCTTCTCCTCAAAGTAAGTGCTGAAGATCTCTCTTAACGCCTCCAACTCTATCGGTTTGGAGAGGTAGCCCTCCATACCGGCCCCCATATATTTTGCCTTGTCTCCGCTGAGGGTGTTTGCCGTCAAAGCAATGATCGGAATATGTTCTTTACCGCTACTGTGTTCATAGCTCAATATCTTTGCTGTCGCTTCCATCCCGCCCATTACCGGCATCTCAATATCCATGAATATCATATCGAACGCTTCTCTCATGCGATATTCCAGTGCCTCCTGACCGTTTTTTGCAATACACACCTCTATACCGGCCTTGTTCAATACATTGGTGATCAGTTTTTGGTTAATTGGATTGTCTTCTGCGACAAGAACACGAATATCTTTAAAATATATCTGTTTTTTCTGCTCAGTACTCTCTTCTTTATCACGCAGCGCCTTCAGAGTTTTAGTAAATGTAACCGGCTTATAGAGGATCTTGTCTATACGTGAACCGTACCGTCTGAGATTTTTTTTCTGCTCACCTGTTGAGATAATAACGATTTTGCTCTCTAAGTCCAAAAATTTATCGATCTCACCTTCTCTTTGATGGAACTTGTGATCGATAAAAAGAATATCGGGAAGCTCCCCTCTCTCTTTTGCAGCAAAAAGTGTTTTGGCAGTATAATGCTTGACCTTCGCACCGGTATGTGCAATATATCTCTCAAGATTCCTGTTGGTATCATACTCTATACCAATTTTGAAATCGAAAATCCCTGCTGTATACGTATGCATATCCTCAACAACTCTTCGTTCTGCACCTTCAGCATTTTGCAGTATAAGTGTAAAGTAAAAAGTCGAACCTTCTCCTTTTGTACTGGTAAGACTGAGCTTGCCGCCCATCAGGTCGACAAGTTTACCGGAAATGGTAAGCCCAAGTCCTGTTCCACCATACTTTCTGCTTGTACTGACATCAGCCTGGGAAAATGCTGCAAAGATCTTCTTTTGCTGCTCTTTTGCAATACCGATCCCGGTATCAGAAACTGAGAATTTCACTTCTGTTTTGTCATTGCTTTCCGATACTTTCTCTATGGAAACACTCACTTTCCCATTCTTCGGAGTAAACTTTATCGCATTGCTTACAAGGTTGACGATCACTTGTGAGATCTTTGTAGGATCGCCTTTCATACGTGTCGGCAGCTCCGGATCAATAAAAATGTTGAAGTCGATATTCTCTTTTAGCGCCTTACCGGCATAGGATTCCACAGAAGACTCAAAATGCTCGATCGGATCAAATACCATATACTCCAGATCGATTTTCTGCGCCTTTATCTTGGCAAGATCAAGAATATCATTGACAATACTCAAGAGGTGTTCGGAACTTTTTTCAACCACAGAGAGAAACTCTCTTTGTTCTTCTGTCATCTCCGTTTCTTTAAGCAGCTGAGTAAACCCCACTATACCGTTAAGCGGAGTACGTATCTCATGAGACATACTTGCCAGGAACATATCTTTGGTCTGATTTGCATCCTGTATCGCCTGTATCAGAAATCTATAGATCAAATTGAGATTGCCGTTCTCAATAAGATGTTTAAGCTTTTTTTGCTGATTTTGATCAAAGACCAGTTCAATATCCCGCAGTGTATCCTTATAGAGCTTTTTATTTTTGCTCTGGTCCATATGCAGCGTGACAAGTTTGTATAAGAGCAGCAGGAACAGTATAGTACCGATGCCATAGCTGATAAGATCTATTTTTGCATTGGAGACACTCTCCAGGGCACTCTTTTCAATCTGCTCAAGAAGTATCGCCTCTACCTTACCGAAATACTCCATCTTTCTACTGATCTTATCCAGCCATGATACGACTGAAACCCTGTATATCCCGCTCTTGGCATCCTCAAGTATCTGTCCACGTTCTTTTTTGAGAAGATCGGCATACGCTTCATGTGAAAGAAGTGCACGGAGATCTACCGCTGCAACCGGATCAGGAACCATCTCAAAGTTTGGCTCTCTGTCATTTACCGTCACCTGCTCCCAGATCACTCTTTCCTTCTCTGTCATTGGATCTTTTTTCAGCAATAGAGGGTAGATCAGTGTATTTTCAAGAACTGTATTTTCTCTCAATTCAATATGATTCTCATATAATAGCAGATAGTATGTCAAGACTTCAGAGTTCTGAGCCAGAGCCAACTCACTGAGCATGTAGGTAAACGGCATAAAGACTTCTCCGTGATACCCGTGAAAGAGAATATCCACCTTGTCACTTCTGAGACTCTCTACCGATTCCCTAACATGACGCAATGCTCTATAGACACCTCTGAAATGGATCCTATAGGGGTGAAAAGCACTCTTTCCCTCTACCAGGCTTCTGAGTTCCAATAATCTTCTATCTGTATCTTCCCTTGCACGCTTTATTCTTTCAAAACTGCTTTTTGAATGTATTGCCAGATAAGAAGCCGTATTGAGCCTCTCTTCATCTATCTTCTCAACTGCTTCAGCAACCTTCTTTAAAAAAACAGGAATATCTATACTTTTTTGTGACGCGGAATATTGTAGATAAGAAAGATACGTATGGTAAAAAAGAAGAGAAGTGAGCAGCGATACAAAAAGGATCAGCAGTTTGAGGAGAAATGTATGCTTTAATATTTTCATATTGACTCTTTCATTTGCTTATATGGATTCCAAAGAAGAGATAGGAAAACAACAAAATGGTCTTTATCTTCCTCCATAGCAAAAAAGAGATCTTTTCTCTCTATAGGTCTGGCCGATCTTTATCGAACAGTAAAGAAGAATATTTTTCTGTCACTCCTTCACACAAAGTTTAAATTTCAATATTGGGACACTTCATTATACTCCGATAAATATTAAATTATTTAATATTTGATGTTACACATATAATACACATACCTCATGGTAGTATCAAAACAAAAAGGATTTTCATGCGGACCCTGTTTTTGTTACTTCTCCCTGCTCTGCTCTCTGCCGGCTCCAACAGCCTGGAACATCAAGGTATCAAGGTCACAGCCAATGGCAAAACCTACAGTGTCAAACGTATTATCCCCAAAGAGTGTAAAAGTGTTCCCATAAACAACGAAATGCTCTGGACAGGCAACTATGCCAACCCAAAAGTGCCCGAAGCCTGCAAATCAACCTATGTACATACCAAAGGGAAGCTCCTTCCCATGCATCTGGATGAAGAGCTTGAAACATACGGTGAACTGGAAGTGCTGGCAACGATTAAAGAGATGCAGACCGATAAAAATCTTCTGCTTATAGACAGTCGCAAAGAGAGTTGGTTTGAATACCGTACGATACCCGGCGCGGTCAATGTACCGTTTCACTATTTTAAAGAACGTGAAAGTTATGAGTTTCATTTTGAATCTGCACTCAAATCTTTGGGGGTTACGATAACTAAAGATGAAGAGTATGATTTCAGCCATGCCAAAACACTGGTACTTTTCTGTAACGGTCCATGGTGCAGCCAGTCACCCAGTATGATCTTTGCACTGCTTGAGATCGGATATCCGGCTGAAAAGATCAAATGGTACCGGGGAGGAATGCAGGACTGGCTCGGTGCAGGAATGACGTCTACAAGAGATTAGTACTCACAGAAAGAAGCGGTAAATCCTTCTATAGAAAGAATATCCCTATCATCAGGCCAAAGAAAGGAATCATTGCCAGCATATAGACCTTTCTTTGGCTTTTCAGGGTTTTCCAGACACCCCAGAAAAAAAGAACAAGTGTCACAAGAAAGATCAAAATGACCATTAAGTTGTTCATGAGAGCTTCTCCAGGTCCTCTTTGTAGAGCCTGTCGACCATTTTAATGCTCTCAAGTGCATTAAGCAGTATCTTCTTGGTCGATGCGAGCGGCTTCATATGCGTGTTGGTGTACTGCTTGTCTATCGTCTCATCGGTTACAAGCTCCATCACCTCTTTCTCCAGTTCTGCAATGATCTCATTGATCTTCTCTTCTATAAATATCACATCCATCTCATACACCCTCTTTTAAACTATTATTTTCACTATCGGCGATCACTTTTTTGGTCTGAAGACTTTGATCACCTCTTCATTGGCTTCCATATAGTTCCCGCCGATCAGGTCGATACAGTAAGGTACTGCGGGGAATACCGCATCGAGACACTCACGGATCGATTTTGGTTTTCCCGGAAGATTGATAATGAGAGAGCCGTTGCAGATACCTGCTGTCTGGCGGGAAAGAATGGCTGTGGGTACATACTGGAGACTCACCGCCCTCATCTGTTCTCCAAACCCGGGAAGCAGTTTCTGACAGACATTTTCTGTCGCTTCTGTCGTTACATCTCTTGGTGCAGGACCTGTACCCCCTGTAGTCACGATAAGGTCACAGTTCATATCGCGTGACAGCTCTATAAGTGTCGTCTCAATGATACTCTGTTCATCCGGTATACAGCGGTACTCATACTCACATTCATTCAACAAATACTCTTTCATTGTATCCATTATCGCCACACCGGAGATATCTTCATATATACCTTGTGATGCCCTGTCGCTTGTGGTTACCACACCGATCTTTATCTTATCCATATTTCATCCTATTTTCAGTAAAAGTTTATCCATTAAAGTTGTACTCAAAACTCTCTTTAAGTATCCTAAAAGATAGGTCGCTTTGGTAATGTAGTAGCGTGGTTTCGGATGTTGTGCCAGTATGATCGTGTACACAGTTTTGGCAACGGCATCCGCCTCAAGATTGAAAGGAACCGTACTTTTGTCCGCATTGAGGTTCTTTTCGTACTTCTCTTTGAATATAGAATGTTCAATATCGATATTCTCTCTAAGTTTCTTCATGGCCGTTTCCCTGAAATGGCTGGTAACCGGTCCGGTATTAAGCAGTACAGGATAGATATTTGTGCCGTGAAGTTCCAGTCTCAGCGTATCGGTCAGCCCCTCTACTGCATATTTTGCGGCATTGTACGCCCCTCTTCCGAAAAGTGATATGAGTCCCAGTACCGAACTGTGCTGTATGATCTTGCCATATCCCTGTCTGCGCATCACCGGTATGATCTGCCTGGTACACTCATGCAGACCAAAGACATTTGTCTCAAACTGTTCTCTGAGCAGATCAGTACCGATATCTTCTATGGCACCTGGTTGTCCATATCCGGCATTGTTGAACCAGACATCGATCTTCCCTTCAAGTTCAAGCACACATGCTATCACCCTGCTGATAAGCAGAGGATCGGTCACATCCAGCTGCATGGCATTCTCAAACCCCCGTTCCCTAAGCATCCTGACATCTTCCGGATCCCTGGCAGTCGGGTAAACGGTGATGCCTCTCTCTTTCAGATAGATAGCTGTTTCAAGCCCAATACCCGTACTGCATCCTGTAATGACGATATTGCCCACTTTTTTCCTTTACACTGAGACTACTGCCTGATATATCTCGTGAATTATAGCATGAATGAAGCCCTTTTATTATCTCAGGCAGGTATAATGCAGTATAATATTGATAAGATTATTTTCCAACCATGCATCCAGGATCGCCACACATCTTGCTGATGCCTGTTTCGGGATCATACAAAAGAGGGTTTATGTCACTGTCAAAACATACTGTCGGATATGGTGTTATGGTAATGGCTGCAGTGGTCATTGTTCTTGCAGGCATAAAAGCGGCTTCTGTCATCATTGTCCCTTTCCTGCTTGCATTCTTTCTTGCAATCATCCTCGCTCCGCTTTTTTTATGGCTGAAAAAGAAAAAAGTTCCACAGGGTATCGCCCTGCTGCTGATCGTTATACTTCTGTTCGCTTCCATAAGTACACTGGTAATACTTATAGGAACATCCGTACAGGACTTTACACAGAATGTCCCCACCTATGAAGCAAAGCTGCGAACGGATTTTCAAAACCTTCTTGCCCTGCTCGACAATTACAACATCAAAGTTCCCAAAGAGGATATCCTGTCCATATTTGCCACAAACAGTGTGATGGAATATATTGCCAAAACACTCAAGTCACTAGGCGGGTTGATGACCAACTCTTTTATGATCATCATTACGGTGCTCTTCATGCTTATGGAGATCTCCCAGTTCTCCAGAAAGCTTGAACGCACGAACTCCAACAGCCTGCACTCTTTTATCAAGGTCAGCGATAACATCAAACACTTCATTCTGCTCAAATCAATGACCTCTGCCGCAACAGGTATTTTTGTTACAGTCGCGCTGAAAGTTCTGGGAGTGGACTATGCTATTCTCTGGGGAGTAGTCGCTTTTTTACTGAACTTTATTCCCAATATAGGCTCTATCATCGCCGCTGTACCTGCTGTACTCATGGCGCTGGTACAGTTTGATCCGGGAACAGCACTTGCGGTAACAGGTATCTATGTTGCCATCAACATCACTATCGGGTCTATCATAGAACCCAGGATCATGGGTGAGGGACTGGGGATCTCTACTTTGGTCGTATTTCTCTCATT
Coding sequences within it:
- the mog gene encoding molybdopterin adenylyltransferase; this encodes MDKIKIGVVTTSDRASQGIYEDISGVAIMDTMKEYLLNECEYEYRCIPDEQSIIETTLIELSRDMNCDLIVTTGGTGPAPRDVTTEATENVCQKLLPGFGEQMRAVSLQYVPTAILSRQTAGICNGSLIINLPGKPKSIRECLDAVFPAVPYCIDLIGGNYMEANEEVIKVFRPKK
- a CDS encoding SDR family NAD(P)-dependent oxidoreductase — translated: MGNIVITGCSTGIGLETAIYLKERGITVYPTARDPEDVRMLRERGFENAMQLDVTDPLLISRVIACVLELEGKIDVWFNNAGYGQPGAIEDIGTDLLREQFETNVFGLHECTRQIIPVMRRQGYGKIIQHSSVLGLISLFGRGAYNAAKYAVEGLTDTLRLELHGTNIYPVLLNTGPVTSHFRETAMKKLRENIDIEHSIFKEKYEKNLNADKSTVPFNLEADAVAKTVYTIILAQHPKPRYYITKATYLLGYLKRVLSTTLMDKLLLKIG
- a CDS encoding rhodanese-like domain-containing protein, which encodes MRTLFLLLLPALLSAGSNSLEHQGIKVTANGKTYSVKRIIPKECKSVPINNEMLWTGNYANPKVPEACKSTYVHTKGKLLPMHLDEELETYGELEVLATIKEMQTDKNLLLIDSRKESWFEYRTIPGAVNVPFHYFKERESYEFHFESALKSLGVTITKDEEYDFSHAKTLVLFCNGPWCSQSPSMIFALLEIGYPAEKIKWYRGGMQDWLGAGMTSTRD
- a CDS encoding SulP family inorganic anion transporter; protein product: MVDIQRYSKQNIKNDILSGALVAVALVPEAIAFSFIAGVSPVVGLYAAFIIGLITSLLGGKPGMISGATGSVAVVFVSLGLWVKQHYPDLDTEALSIMVLHYILVTSIIAGLIQIAIGLMKMGKFIRLVPQPALFGFVNGLAIVIALAQLPFLAPAHIEQYHSWFEIIKASLQENYVMYIIIAVTMLTMQYLPKISKAVPAGLVAIVVITLAVYYSGIDTKTVGDMADLSHVSFPHFVMPDLSILLSWESLKVILPTAVIVALVGLIESLLTLSVLDEMGGKRGSGNKECVALGIGNTTSGLFGGMAGCAMIGQSVINFTSGGLGRLSSFTAALLLIILVVSFSDVISAIPIAVLVGIMFMVSIGTFEFSSLKRIKHMPKSDAFVLVVVTIITIFEDLAVAVIAGIIISALVFAWEHAKIFSRTRQEGNKKIYELDGPLFFGSVTSFNEQFDVENDPDEVVIDFKKARVMDSSGAEAIDALTEKYRKAGKKLTLRHLSEDCKKTLKIAGPFCTYEEDDPTYKVAHNV
- a CDS encoding AI-2E family transporter, producing MSLSKHTVGYGVMVMAAVVIVLAGIKAASVIIVPFLLAFFLAIILAPLFLWLKKKKVPQGIALLLIVILLFASISTLVILIGTSVQDFTQNVPTYEAKLRTDFQNLLALLDNYNIKVPKEDILSIFATNSVMEYIAKTLKSLGGLMTNSFMIIITVLFMLMEISQFSRKLERTNSNSLHSFIKVSDNIKHFILLKSMTSAATGIFVTVALKVLGVDYAILWGVVAFLLNFIPNIGSIIAAVPAVLMALVQFDPGTALAVTGIYVAINITIGSIIEPRIMGEGLGISTLVVFLSLIFWGWLLGPVGMLLSVPLTIMLKIALDAKEDTKWIATLLGN
- a CDS encoding hybrid sensor histidine kinase/response regulator, coding for MKILKHTFLLKLLILFVSLLTSLLFYHTYLSYLQYSASQKSIDIPVFLKKVAEAVEKIDEERLNTASYLAIHSKSSFERIKRAREDTDRRLLELRSLVEGKSAFHPYRIHFRGVYRALRHVRESVESLRSDKVDILFHGYHGEVFMPFTYMLSELALAQNSEVLTYYLLLYENHIELRENTVLENTLIYPLLLKKDPMTEKERVIWEQVTVNDREPNFEMVPDPVAAVDLRALLSHEAYADLLKKERGQILEDAKSGIYRVSVVSWLDKISRKMEYFGKVEAILLEQIEKSALESVSNAKIDLISYGIGTILFLLLLYKLVTLHMDQSKNKKLYKDTLRDIELVFDQNQQKKLKHLIENGNLNLIYRFLIQAIQDANQTKDMFLASMSHEIRTPLNGIVGFTQLLKETEMTEEQREFLSVVEKSSEHLLSIVNDILDLAKIKAQKIDLEYMVFDPIEHFESSVESYAGKALKENIDFNIFIDPELPTRMKGDPTKISQVIVNLVSNAIKFTPKNGKVSVSIEKVSESNDKTEVKFSVSDTGIGIAKEQQKKIFAAFSQADVSTSRKYGGTGLGLTISGKLVDLMGGKLSLTSTKGEGSTFYFTLILQNAEGAERRVVEDMHTYTAGIFDFKIGIEYDTNRNLERYIAHTGAKVKHYTAKTLFAAKERGELPDILFIDHKFHQREGEIDKFLDLESKIVIISTGEQKKNLRRYGSRIDKILYKPVTFTKTLKALRDKEESTEQKKQIYFKDIRVLVAEDNPINQKLITNVLNKAGIEVCIAKNGQEALEYRMREAFDMIFMDIEMPVMGGMEATAKILSYEHSSGKEHIPIIALTANTLSGDKAKYMGAGMEGYLSKPIELEALREIFSTYFEEKIIVESEVISE